The nucleotide window CTTCTTCTACACTAAATACCCCCTTGCCCTTAGGTCTTTTTATACCAAGACTTTCTAAAAGTTTATCAAACTTTTTTCTATCCTCTGATTTATCAATATTCTCTGCAGTAGTTCCTAAAATATTAACTCCCATTTCTTCTAAAAATTTAGCCAGTTTTATAGATGTCTGACCGCCATATTGCAGTATTACTCCGTAAGGTTTCTCTTTTTCAATCACATTTAAAACATCTTCCTCTGTAAGAGGTTCAAAATAAAGTTTATCGGCAGTATCAAAATCTGTACTTACAGTTTCAGGATTATTGTTTATTATTATAGACTCTATATCTTCTTCTTTCAATGCTAATACTCCATGAACACAGCAATAATCAAACTCTATTCCCTGTCCTATTCTAATTGGTCCTGAACCTATAACAACTATTTTCTTTTTAGAAGAAACTTCTACTTCATCTACATAATCATAAGTAGAATAATAATATGGAGATACCGCTTCAAACTCTCCACCACATGTATCAACCATCTTATATACTGGATTTATATTATATTTTTTTCTCAAATAATATATATCCTTCGGACTAGAATTTGTAAGTTTTGCTATACCTTTATCTGAAAAGCCCTTTTTCTTAAGGAAAAGTAATTTTTCCTTGTCTATTTCATTAATATTTTTTCCTCTTATGCTTTTTTCTAAATCTACTATACCTTTTATCTTATCAATATAAAATTTATCTATGCCCGTTAACAAACATATCTCCTCTACTTTTACATTTCTTCTTAAAAGCTCAGCCACAATAAATAATCGTTCATCATCTCCTAGCTTTGCTTTTTCCTTCAGCTCATCTAAACTTAAATCTTTTAAATATTTTTTATCTAAATTGTATTGCCCTATTTCTAATGACCTTATACCTTTTAATAAAGCACTTTCGAAATTATTTCCTATAGCCATTACCTCTCCCGTAGCCATCATTTTTGTTCCTAAAATCCTATCTCCCATATCAAATTTGTCAAAGGGCCATTTTGGTATTTTGACTACACAATAATCCAGCGTTGGTTCAAAACATGCAAATGTCTTTCCTGTAACATCATTCCTTATTTCATCAAGATTGTACCCTATAGCTATTTTAGTCGCTACTTTAGCTATAGGATACCCAGTGGCCTTCGAAGCTAAAGCTGATGAACGACTTACCCTTGGATTAACCTCAATGACATAATATTTAAAACTCTTAGGGTCAAGCGCAAACTGTACATTACATCCACCTCTTATTTCTAAGGCTTCTACTATCTTTATTGAAGCATCTCTAAGCATTTGATATTCTTTATCACTTAATGTTTGAGAAGGCGCTACCACTATACTATCTCCTGTATGAACTCCGACAGGATCAATATTTTCCATATTGCACACTGTTATAGTATTACCTTTATTATCTCTTATCATTTCGTACTCTATTTCTTTCCAACCTTTTACACTTTTTTCAAGTAATACTTGATTTACCATACTATATTTTAAACCTTGTGAAACTATTTCCTTAAGCTCTTCTAAATTGTTAGCTATTCCTCCTCCACTTCCACCTAATGTATAAGCAGGTCTTACTACTAGTGGAAATCCTATTTTTTGACTGCATTTTACTGCCTCATCAATACTATTTACTATCTGACTTTCTATTACAGGCTGACCTATTTTTTCCATAAGCTGCTTGAATTTTTCTCTATCTTCAGCTTTCTCAATAGAATTTATATCTGTACCCAACAAATTTATATTATATTTTTGAAGTATTCCTCTATTCCATAATTCTACTGTTAGATTTAAAGCATTTTGTCCTCCCATTCCAGCTATAATACTATCAGGTCTTTCTTTATCTATTATCTTTTCTAATGCTTTTAAAGTTAAAGGCTCTATATATACAGCATCTGCAATCTCTTTATCAGTCATTATAGTGGCAGGATTGCTATTTACAAGTACAACTTCAAGACCTTCATCTTTAAGAACTTTACAAGCTTGTGTTCCAGAATAGTCAAATTCAGCTGCTTGTCCTATTATTATCGGTCCAGAACCTATAACTAAAATCTTTCTTATATTTTTTATCAATGGCATTATAATTCCTCCCTCTGTATCATAAGTTTAAACTCATCAAATAAATATGCCGTATCATGAGGTCCTGGCGAAGCTTCCGGATGAAACTGTACACTAAAAAGAGGCATTGTTTTATGTCTTAATCCTTCAATACTTCCATCATTTAAATTAACATGAGTTATAATTACTTCTTCATTTAAGCTGCTTTCTTCTACTACATATCCATGATTTTGAGAAGTTATATATATTTTATTTTTTACTAAATCTTTTACAGGATGATTAGTTCCCCTATGTCCATATTTAAGTTTTATAGTTTTAAATCCAAGTGCTAAAGAAATTAATTGGTGTCCTAAGCATATACCAAACATAGGCTTTTTACCTATAAGTTTTTTAATGTTTTCTATTATCTCGGTTAGCTCTGCAGGGTCTCCGGGTCCATTAGATAAAAATATTCCATCAGGATTATCCTCAAGAATTTTTTCTGCTGGAGTAAAGGCTGGATAAATTATAAGTTCCATATTTCTCTTTAAAAGAGAATTTAATATATTTTTCTTTACCCCAAAATCCAATACTGCAACTTTATAAGTTTTTGGTTTTAAATTGTATATTTCTTTTGTCGTTACTTTTTCTACTGCTTTATTATTTTTAAACTGCTTTATTTGCAGAATATCTTCTTTTTCATAATCTCTATTTATCACTATTTTTCCAGCCATTGAACCTCTTTCTCTTATAAATTTTGTTAAAGCTCGTGTATCTATATTTTTTAATCCAACTATTTTATTTCTTACAAGATATTGTTTTAAATTTTCCTCTCCACGCCAATTAGAAAAATCATCATAAATTTCTCTTACAATAAAACCTTTTACTTTAGGACTAGAGGACTGTAAATCTTCACTATTAACTCCATAATTTCCGATAAGAGGATAAGTCATCACTACAATTTGTCCATAATATGAAGGGTCAGTAAGTATTTCTTGATACCCTGTCATACCTGTATTAAATACAACTTCCCCAACTGATTCACTCTGATACCCAAAAATTTCGCCCTCAAACTTAGTTCCATCTTCAAACAGCAAATAACCTCTCATGAAACTCCTCCTTATAAATTTAGTCATTCAAAGCATGACAATAATAAAAGCTACCGGGAAAACAAAAAGAAATTTTATACATGATTTGATTAATAAACAGGTCACCAGAGGAGTAAAAAATATGTTATATATTAAAAAAGACAGAACTTATTCTATATGAATAATTTCCGCCCGCAAGACATAAGAGTCTGTATATTTAATATGCAATTTGAATATTTATGCATTTAACCCTAAAAAAATTTCCTCTTCATCTCACCTTACTGGCCTCACGGGACCTGTTTAAAGGTATATTTAGTTTTTCCTTTTTAATATGCTATCACATAAAAATAATAGTGTCAAGCACAAATATGCACCAAAATAGCCTGAGATAAATTTCAGGCTATTTTAACGCTCCTTCTGTATATCTATTCGCAGGATTCCATAATAAAAACTCACTTACTCCATTATCTTCCAATGCTCTAATTTGAGCCTTTACCTCTTTTATACCATATTTAACATGTCCCTTAACCCATGTTGCAGTAAAATCCTGAATCCAAGGTCTTATTATAGCTGGCGTTTCAATATTTTTATTTCTCATAAGTGCATCTTTTATTCCACGGTCTATAGTTTCATACGGATAAGCATCTGGAACTGAAAGTCCATATACTCCATTTCCATAATGACTTGGGTACATCATAGGACACACATAATCAACTATATTGCTTATCGCTTCCCAATACTGACCTATTCCCATGTCATCGGCAACTGAACCAACTAAACCATATATATCAGCAGAAATATATACTTTTAAAGGTGAAAGCTCCTCTCTTGCATATTTTAAATACCTCTGTATAGTCAGTGGCTTTGACTCTCCCAAAGTATTTTTATAATCTAAATACTTATCCATTTTACCCCCATTTGAAGCAGGAAATCTAACGTAGTCAAATTGAATTTCATTAAACCCAACTTCTGCAGCTTCTTTAGCTATACTTATATTATACTCCCATAAATTTCTATCATGTGGAGAAACCCATATTATGCCATCCCTGTTTGTAAATGGTTTACCACTCTTTTTATAAGTTATAGCCTTATCTGGATAAGCTCTAGCATATTTAGGGTCTTTAAATGAAACTATTCTTGCTATAGCATAAATATTGTTTTCCTTTAATTTCTTCATAAAGGCTTCTATATTTTTTATAGGTGCTTTATTATTTGCTGTTGTTCCAAATTTTTCAGCTGTCTTAGTAGGAAATAATACATTTCCATTATCGTCCTTAACATCTATTACAAATGCATTTATGTCTGTTTCCTTAGCCATTTCAATAAGCTTGTCTAATCTACTGTTAGAAGCTGAATGAATAGTTACATATACACCCTTAACTTTCACTCTTGGATTTCCTTCATATTCTTCTACCTTTGCTTGTGGCGACAAATCAAGGTCTCTGTAGGCCTCACCTAAAAGTTCCATTCTATCTGCAACAGTATATTTAGCAGAAATCCATCCTTCATTGTTGAATTTTTCATTCTCAAATTCAATTTTATACCAAGTAACTTCACCTGCTTCATTAGTAAGTTTATCTAATACTTTAACAGGTAATCCTTTTACTACACTTCCTATAATTTTTGCATCTTTACTTCCCTCTGCTCTAACATTTAATTTACTTGCACTTATATATACAATATTTTCACTTTTTTCACTAATTTGTTTATTTTTTTCTAAATCATCTTGTTCTTTTTCATCTTTAGCTTTTTCATCTTCAGTCTTATTTTCTTCACTATCAATTACAGTCACACTTTCATCTTTCTCTTGTCCATCAATAGAAGCTGTAGTTTTTATACTACAACCGGCTAAAGCAATACTTAAAAATACAAGTACTATTAAAAATACTGCGATTCCTTTTTTAACCATTAATCCACCTCTTCCTAAAATTTTATAGCCAAATAAAAACAATATAAAATTTAAACTCTGCAAGTAAATACCTATAGTAATCATTATAACACGTTTAAATCTTCCTTTACAGTAATTGATGTATATAATTTTTGTATATTTATTGGTAATATTAATTGTAATATACAAAAAAATATTAAAAAAAGGGTTACAAATATTTAAAAAAAATATTACAAATTTCTACAAAATATACATCATATAGATGTTATAATTCTAACTGTAATATAATGAAATATATACATATATTTCAAAATTAAAAATCTCAAAAAATGGAAAATTCGGAAGTGGTTTTGTGAAAAAATTAAAAATGAAAAGTAAAATAGTTAAACCAAAAGCGAACTCCTCAGGGTTCGCTTTTTTCTATTTATTCTTCAATTTTATTTGTCAAAGTTCCTATTTTCTCTATATAGCATTCTATTACATCTCCGGGTTTTAAAAACTTGAAAGGTTTAAATCCTAATCCAACACCAGCAGGAGTACCTGTTATAATAATATCTCCAGCTTTTAACTTCATTCCCTTTGATAAATCACTTATTATATAAGGTATATCAAATATAAAATGCTTAGTATTGGAACTTTGTCTAACTTCTCCATTTATTTTGCACATTATATCTAATTCCACAGGAAAATCTATTATACTTTTATGAGCTATGTAAGGTCCCATCGGACAAAAAGTATCTAAACTTTTACCTTTAAACCACTGTCCATGCTTTCTCTGAATATTTCTTGCAGATATATCATTTACAATCGTATATCCGAAAATATATTTTTCTGCTTCTTCCCTTTTTATATTTATACCATCTCTGCCTATAATTACTGCAAGCTCTACTTCATAATCTATCTTATCTGTTATTTCTGAATGTTTTTTTATTATATCTCCATCTCCAATAGCAGGGTCAGCTATTTTAGAAAAATATATAGGAAATTTAGGTATTTCATCACTTCCTCCCGGAAGCCCTATAGTTTCCTTAGCATGATCAAGATAATTTTTTCCAAGACAAATCAAATTTCTCCTTGGATAAGGTATTGGAGCACAAATTTTTACTTTTTCTTTTTCTATCTCTTCATAAGTATTTTTTCCTAAAGCATTTTTTATATCATCTATCAATTCATCATCAGCTAAGTCTATAAATTCCAACATTGTTGCTGGAGTTTTTTTATCTAAACTTTTAAATATTTCTCTCATAGGTATTATTGTATTTTTATCTTTTAATACTACACCTACTTCTTCTATACCTTTATATTTGTAAGTTGCAAAATACACACTACCACTCCCTCTCTCTTTATCTCTTTAAGATATTTTAAATTATTCTATATCGTTATTCAAAACCCTTTTAACAAAACTAACATTTTAACCATCAGTTTGAATAATATTTACAAGGGTATAAAAAATATATAAATTATTTGAGGTGATTTTATGAAAATAACATTTTTAGGTGCAGCAAATACTGTAACAGGTTCAAATTATCTTATAACAACTGACAAATATAAATTTCTAATAGACTGCGGACAATTTCAAGGCAGTAAAGAAATAGAAAAATTAAATTTTAAAGAATTTAACTTTTCTCCTTCTGAAATTGACTTTCTCATACTTACCCATGCTCATCTAGACCACAGCGGTAGAATTCCAAAACTAGTAAAAGAAGGCTTTCACAATAAAATATACTGCACAAGACCAACTGTGGATTTATGTGATATACTCTTAAAAGACAGCGGTCATATACATGAAATGGAAACAGAACTGGAAAATAAAAAAAGAAAAAAAGCCGGTCTTGAAGAAATCTCCCCTCTATACACCGTAGAAGATGCTGAAATAAGTATGCAGTACTTTAATCCTATACCATATGATGAAATAATAAATATTAATAGAGATATTAAACTTAGATTGAAAGATGCAGGTCATCTACTTGGTTCTGCCATAATAGAATTGTGGATTACAGAAAATAATACTGAAAAAAAATTAGTTTTTTCAGGTGATTTGGGTACTAAAGACAGACCTCTTCTCAAAAATCCCAATTACATTACTGAAACTGATTACCTTATAATAGAATCAACCTATGGCAACAGAGTCCATGAAAATGCCAGTGAAAGAATTTCTAAACTTGTAAATATAATATTAAATACTATAAAAGAAAACGGTAATGTTATAATTCCTTCATTTGCTGTCGGCAGAACACAAGAAATCATATATGAACTCAATAAATACAATGAAAGTCAAGAAAATTCCAATATATTTTCAAATATCCCCATTTATATTGATAGTCCACTGGCTATATCTGCAACTGAAATATTCAAAGAACACATCAATTATCTTGATGAAGAAACTAGAAATTATATCTTAAGAGGAAAAGACCCTCTAGATTTTAAAAATTTAAAATTTACTCACTCTATTATTGAATCAAAGAAAATAAATGTCGATTCAAATCCCAAAATAATTATTTCTGCAAGCGGTATGTGTGAAGCAGGTCGAATAAAATATCATCTTAAAAACAATCTCTGGAAAGAAAATTCAAGTATCATATTTGTCGGCTATCAAGCTGAAGGCACTTTAGGAAGAGAAATTCAAAATGGAGCTAAAACAGTTAAAATTTTTGATGAAAACATAAATGTAAATGCTAAAATTTATTCAATAGAAAGTTTTTCTGGTCACGCTGACATGAACGATTTAATTAAGTGGATAGGCCACTTTAATAAAATGCCTAAAAAAACATTTATTGTTCATGGTGAAAAAGATTCAACTGCAAATCTTAGTAATCTTATAAAAGAAAACTTTAAACTCGATACAATAATTCCTAATTTAAATGAAAGCTTTGAAATTTAAAAATACAAATCAAAATTTAGTTGCAAACGCAACAAATTTTATGTATAATATAGTTGCATTTGCAACTTTTTTTATTTATCGGGAGTGATTTTATAATGAGGTGTCTTGATAATTCTATTGGAAAGTGGATTTCCATACTGCACAGATATGCTAAATGCTATATAGATAGAGAATTAAAAACATATAATATAGGTTCAGGTCAATTTATATTTCTCGTTCTTTTATTTAAAAAAGACGGTATTAATCAAGAAGATATTTCTAAAATAATTAACATTGATAAAGGTACTACTGCAAGAGCATTAAAAAAATTAGAAAAAGAAGGCTATATAAAAAGACAAATAGACCCTGATGACAAAAGAGCCTACAAAGTTTATATAACTGAAAAAGCTTTAAGTATCAAATCTAAAATATTTAATGTTTTAAAGAAGTGGACAGATATTTTATCATCAGATTTTACTGAAGAAGAAAAAGAATTAGCTTTGAAACTTTTACAAAAAATGTCACAAAATGCTTCAAATTATATAAAGAAAAATTATAAATAACTTAATTCTTTTTTTGAGGTGATTGAAAATGAATACAAGAAATCACATGTTAGGCAATGAAAAAATGAGTAAATTATTATTCAAACTGTCGCTACCAGCTACTATCGGAATGATTGTCAATGCACTTTACAACTTAATTGATACTATATTCGTAGGCAGAGGCGTTAGTCCCTTAGCTATAGGAGGATTAACAATAGCTCTCCCTATTCAAATGATAATAATGGCTTTTGCTCAAATGATAGGCATAGGAACAGCTTCTTTAATTTCAAGGAGTCTTGGAGCAAAAGATATTGAAAAAGCAGATATGGCTTCAGGAAATGCATTTTTAGCTATAACAATACTTTCTACTTTAACTATGATATTTGGACTCATATTTATTGACCCTTTGCTTAAATTCTTTGGTGCTACAGAAAAACTTCTGCCTTATTCAAAAGCATATTTATCTGTAATATTCCTCGGCAGCATATTTTATTCATTTGCAGTTGCTTCTAATAATATTGTAAGAGCCGAAGGAAATGCTAAAGTTGCAATGTTTACAATGATTGTAGGTACAGGTTTAAATATTATTTTAGACCCTATATTTATTTTTGTACTTAAATTAGGAATTAAAGGAGCTGCATTAGCTACTATCATCTCGCAGTTTGTATCATTTTTATATATATTAAAATATCTTTACAGCGGAAAAAGCTCTATAAAAGTTAAACTTCATCACTTAAAACCCAATAAGGAAATTTTAAAAGAAATTTTTTCAATAGGTTCTTCAGCCTTTGCAAGACAGACAGCAGGAAGTATACTAGCAATTATAATCAATAATTCTTTAAAAACATACGGTTCAGATGCAGCAATAACTATATATGGTATCATAAATAGATTTATAATCTTCTTATGTATGCCAATATTTGGTACAGTACAAGGTATGCAGCCTATAGCTGGCTTTAACTATGGTGCTAAAAAAATTGATAGAGTTAAAGAAGTAGTTAAATTATCTATAATTACAACTACTGTTCTTGCATCTTTTGGAGCTCTAATTGCACAAATTTTCCCTATATCAATAATGAAATTGTTTGGATTAAAAGACAATTTAGCAATTGAAGGCTCTAAAGCTCTTAGAATAGTAATTTCTATGCTTCCAATAATAGGAATACAAATAGTAGGAGCAACTTTTTTTCAATCTATCGGAAAAGCTGTTCCTTCACTAATATTATCATTGTCAAGACAACTATTATTTTTTATTCCTATTGTTCTCATATTGCCACATTTTATAGGTCTATATGGAATATGGCTTGCTTTCCCTATATCCGATATTTTATCAACAATAATTACTACTTCACTTGTAAAAAGAGAAATGAAAAAAATATCTTTAAAAACTATTTAAGGCATCCCACACCGGATGCCTCTTATATTTCTAATCCTTCACATAATATCATCTTTTTATCTTTATTTATATCACTGCCAATTGTAGTCAAATAATTTCCTACTAAAGCTGCATTTACTCCTGCTTTAAAACCTATATTTTGTTTATCCTTAATAGCCATTCTTCCACCTGCATATCTAATATAACTATCAGGAATTATATATCTATAAACAGCCATTGTCTTTAATATTTCAAATGGATGTAAAATTTCTTTATCCTCTAGAGGAGTCCCCTTTATAGGATTTAATACGTTAATTGGAATCGATTTTACTCCCAATTCCTTAATTTCAAATGCCATTTTTACTCTGTCCTCTAAACTTTCGCCTAGTCCTATTATTCCTCCACAGCATATGTCCATACCTGCATTAATAACATTTTTAATTGTCTGTATCCTCTCTTCATAAGAATGTGTTGTGCAAATTTCTTGATAATAATCTTTACAAGTTTCAATATTATGATGATACATACTTACTCCAGATTCTTTAAGCTTTAGTACTTGCTCATAACTTATTACTCCATGAGATGCACAAAGCTTTAAGTTTGTATCTCTATTTAATCTTTTATATATATCAAGAAGTTTATCAAATTCTTTTCCTTTAATACCTTTACCGCTAGTTACTAAAGAAAATCTATGTGCTCCTGCCTTTTCCATTTCTTTAGCTCTTTTCAATATTTCATCATAATCTAGCAAGTTATATTTCTTTACATCTGTATTATAATGAGATGACTGAGCACAAAACTTACAGTCTTCTGAACACATTCCAGATTTAGCATTTATAATAGTACATAAATCAACTTTTTTGCCCATAAACTTTTCTCTTATCTTATTTGCACCCTGAAATAAATACTCTAAAATTTCCATATTATTGTCATCAATATTTATTAAATCTAAAGCTTCTTCATAAGTAATATCCTCACCTTTTAAGACCTTATCCGTTATTTTTAATATCAACTCTTTCATGTTAATTAACATAGCTCCTTTATTCATATATATTTTCTACCTGCCCTTCTTATTGCAGGTAATACTTTAACTGCTGTAATTGCAACAATAAAGCACTTTACTAAATCTTGAATTATAAAAGGATAAAAGCCATATTTCATTGCCGTATTAAAATCTATGGCTTTGCCTAAATAGGTATTAAATATTACATATAAATAAGGTACACCAACAATATAAACTGCACCAAGTCCTATTACAGTCACTATAAATAATTTTATTAGTCCATTAATTCCCGTTATATCATTTATTTTTTCTGTTAATTTTCCTATTATAAATCCACATAATATAAATCCGATTAAATAACCAAAAGTAGGTTTAAGTACATATGAAAAACCACTCATGCCTCCTGCAAATACAGGTAAACCTATGAGCCCCATAAGTACATATACAAATTGAGAAAGAAAACCTAGTTTACTTCCTAATAAAACTCCAGCATACATACAAAATAATATCTGCAATGTTATGGGTACTGGTTGTGTAGGTATTTTTAGATATGCACCTATTGCAGTAAGAGCTGCAAATAATCCAACTAAAATCATATCTCTTGTACTAATTTTCATAACCAAGTTCCTCCTTGATTAGCCATATAATACTAAATATAGAGTAATCTAAAATATATTCTTTGTCAACTAATTTCGTAAATTTAGTTTACTATAAAAGTTGACAATAGAATTTTTAAAAAATCTTTCAGATTTTTCTCAACTATTCAAGGAGTTCTAATGGTTGTTTTATATATGGTCTAATTCCGTTTTTCTTTTCATGCTCTATTAATATTCTATCTATAATTGTCTTATCATTTTTCATATTATTTACCAGCTCAATAGGTATACTTTGACTAAAAGGACATGCCGATAAACACACTCCACAATCTGTACCTACTTTTCTCCATACAGCATAGCAACTTTCTTGCTTTATTTGCCATTTTAAAATACCATCAATTAGCTCAATATCACCTTCAGATATAGCTTTTCCCGGACAAGTCTTAACACATTTTTTACACACTTTGCAAAATTCTTTTATCCCAAATTCATCTCTTTTATCAGCTATTAAAGGCATATCTGTAGTTACTACCCCAAGGCGAACTCTAGGACCATATTCTTTTGTTATTAATAAACCCGACCTTCCTATTTCTCCTAAACCTGCATCTTCTGCAACTAATGGTAGTACAACTAAATAATTACCATCCATATGATTTCTTGCATCATAACCTAATTCTCTTATATAGTAGCTAAGCCACATTCCTATTATTGCAGCATTTATATATCCCTTCGTCACTTCAATGACTTCTTCACATTGTGGAGCCCTATTAATCATATCTTTATCCATTTCCACTGCAAAAACTATCCCATATTTATGAAATTTATCAATTTTTTCACCATAGTTTTCTGGATGTCTTCCTCTATAACTATAGTAATGATATTCTTTCATCTCAGTTATACCAACTAATTTTGCACTGAAATACTTTGCAAATTTCTTTAATTTTTTGCTCATTTCTTGAGGATGTATTTCAACTTTATTTTTATTAATTTCCCCTTCTACATATTTTCTTATATCAGATAAAAACTTAAAACCAGCATTTGCTACTGGAGAATGTAAAGGATGAAATGTAGCTGTACCTTCACCACAAATGTTTGGCAATTCTCTTATTTCGTCATCTATTTTCTTTTTTTCTGGATTTCTTTTATAATAATCATCATATTCCTTTGAACCTTTTTCATAGCTCATCCTAGCAAACATCGTATCTCTCTCATCAATTCTCTTCATACTTCATCACCCTTCTTAAACATTTTAATATTATTTTTTTATTATAACATCAGATATAAAATATAGCTCTAAAAGATTATCTTTTTACAAAATTTTATTAATTAATAGAACAAATAAAAAAGCAATGCATATAATTTGTATTAAACAAACCTTTTACAGAATAGAATCCGGTAGCATATTTATTTTCAGCTACTTCCGATTCTATTCAAAAAGCCGAGCAGTTTAATCATTTCATTGCTCGGCTTATATATTATTCCATTTTACTTATTTATATTTCCTTCTCTATCTACTTTTTTTATCTTTTGATAACTTTCTTTTATCATTTTTTAATCTCTTTTTTACTTCATTTTTAAACTCGGACTTTTTTTCTTTTTTAATTTCTTTCTTCTGTTTTATTTTCTTATCTTTCTCTCTAGCTTTTTCTTTATCATCTTTCTCATTGTGTTTTTCTATGATATTCTTCTCTTGCTTCTTATATTCTTTT belongs to Caminicella sporogenes DSM 14501 and includes:
- a CDS encoding MarR family winged helix-turn-helix transcriptional regulator: MRCLDNSIGKWISILHRYAKCYIDRELKTYNIGSGQFIFLVLLFKKDGINQEDISKIINIDKGTTARALKKLEKEGYIKRQIDPDDKRAYKVYITEKALSIKSKIFNVLKKWTDILSSDFTEEEKELALKLLQKMSQNASNYIKKNYK
- a CDS encoding MATE family efflux transporter; protein product: MNTRNHMLGNEKMSKLLFKLSLPATIGMIVNALYNLIDTIFVGRGVSPLAIGGLTIALPIQMIIMAFAQMIGIGTASLISRSLGAKDIEKADMASGNAFLAITILSTLTMIFGLIFIDPLLKFFGATEKLLPYSKAYLSVIFLGSIFYSFAVASNNIVRAEGNAKVAMFTMIVGTGLNIILDPIFIFVLKLGIKGAALATIISQFVSFLYILKYLYSGKSSIKVKLHHLKPNKEILKEIFSIGSSAFARQTAGSILAIIINNSLKTYGSDAAITIYGIINRFIIFLCMPIFGTVQGMQPIAGFNYGAKKIDRVKEVVKLSIITTTVLASFGALIAQIFPISIMKLFGLKDNLAIEGSKALRIVISMLPIIGIQIVGATFFQSIGKAVPSLILSLSRQLLFFIPIVLILPHFIGLYGIWLAFPISDILSTIITTSLVKREMKKISLKTI
- the bioB gene encoding biotin synthase BioB, which produces MNKGAMLINMKELILKITDKVLKGEDITYEEALDLINIDDNNMEILEYLFQGANKIREKFMGKKVDLCTIINAKSGMCSEDCKFCAQSSHYNTDVKKYNLLDYDEILKRAKEMEKAGAHRFSLVTSGKGIKGKEFDKLLDIYKRLNRDTNLKLCASHGVISYEQVLKLKESGVSMYHHNIETCKDYYQEICTTHSYEERIQTIKNVINAGMDICCGGIIGLGESLEDRVKMAFEIKELGVKSIPINVLNPIKGTPLEDKEILHPFEILKTMAVYRYIIPDSYIRYAGGRMAIKDKQNIGFKAGVNAALVGNYLTTIGSDINKDKKMILCEGLEI
- a CDS encoding biotin transporter BioY, coding for MKISTRDMILVGLFAALTAIGAYLKIPTQPVPITLQILFCMYAGVLLGSKLGFLSQFVYVLMGLIGLPVFAGGMSGFSYVLKPTFGYLIGFILCGFIIGKLTEKINDITGINGLIKLFIVTVIGLGAVYIVGVPYLYVIFNTYLGKAIDFNTAMKYGFYPFIIQDLVKCFIVAITAVKVLPAIRRAGRKYI
- a CDS encoding 4Fe-4S dicluster domain-containing protein → MKRIDERDTMFARMSYEKGSKEYDDYYKRNPEKKKIDDEIRELPNICGEGTATFHPLHSPVANAGFKFLSDIRKYVEGEINKNKVEIHPQEMSKKLKKFAKYFSAKLVGITEMKEYHYYSYRGRHPENYGEKIDKFHKYGIVFAVEMDKDMINRAPQCEEVIEVTKGYINAAIIGMWLSYYIRELGYDARNHMDGNYLVVLPLVAEDAGLGEIGRSGLLITKEYGPRVRLGVVTTDMPLIADKRDEFGIKEFCKVCKKCVKTCPGKAISEGDIELIDGILKWQIKQESCYAVWRKVGTDCGVCLSACPFSQSIPIELVNNMKNDKTIIDRILIEHEKKNGIRPYIKQPLELLE